One Silurus meridionalis isolate SWU-2019-XX chromosome 10, ASM1480568v1, whole genome shotgun sequence genomic window carries:
- the LOC124392871 gene encoding pro-neuregulin-4, membrane-bound isoform-like encodes MMADHGEPCTGSDESYCMNGAKCFKIPSMSTLTCLCNDNYVGSRCEQLQLESTSYNSQETGMMVAIVIILILIVLLLAGIIYLICKVKRKSRDSRGIA; translated from the exons ATGATGGCag atcatggTGAACCTTGCACTGGATCAGATGAATCCTATTGCATGAATGGagcaaaatgctttaaaataccCTCTATGTCTACACTCACCTGTCT ATGCAATGACAACTATGTAGGTAGCAGGTGTGAGCAGTTGCAACTGGAGAGCACATCCTACAACAGCCAGGAGACAGGCATGATGGTGGCTATAGTCATCATTCTCATTCTCATCGTGCTGCTGCTGGCTGGGATCATCTACTTAATCTGCAA GGTGAAAAGGAAATCAAGAGACTCAAGGGGCATCGCATGA